A single Nitrospiria bacterium DNA region contains:
- a CDS encoding CBS domain-containing protein has protein sequence MPISDFSNSPVVTLSPGHIVMEAIKLMRDQKVGAVVITEKEKPVGILTDRDILLRVTGEGLDAISTKIRSVMTPNPIVISQEKGVWDLIQTMKQHGKRRFPIVDHVGKLVGIMTLDDLIALMGVEMCGLGQAISSDLGYTAYL, from the coding sequence ATGCCGATTTCAGATTTTTCAAATTCTCCGGTTGTTACCCTTTCTCCAGGTCACATTGTTATGGAAGCAATTAAACTCATGCGGGATCAAAAAGTAGGTGCTGTTGTGATTACCGAAAAAGAGAAACCGGTGGGTATCCTGACGGACCGAGATATTTTATTACGGGTCACCGGGGAGGGGCTTGATGCAATATCTACAAAGATCCGTTCAGTCATGACTCCTAATCCCATTGTGATCAGTCAGGAAAAAGGGGTGTGGGACCTAATTCAAACCATGAAACAGCATGGAAAAAGACGCTTCCCCATTGTTGACCACGTGGGCAAACTCGTGGGCATAATGACCTTGGATGACCTCATTGCACTGATGGGGGTCGAAATGTGTGGTTTGGGGCAAGCCATCTCATCCGATCTGGGCTATACCGCCTACCTATAG